The proteins below are encoded in one region of Methanofollis aquaemaris:
- a CDS encoding type II toxin-antitoxin system VapC family toxin codes for MLLDTNALMMPVQFRIDLFDELRSLLGGYEPLVLRDVVGELNGLARGGGNDAAAARAGLLFAERCRTVEGKSTAPSVDERVAAYAQTEGCMVVTNDRRLREDLLAAGVPVISLRKQKKLELLRS; via the coding sequence GTGCTCCTCGACACAAACGCCCTCATGATGCCGGTGCAGTTCCGGATCGATCTCTTCGACGAACTCCGGTCCCTGCTGGGGGGGTACGAGCCGCTGGTGCTCAGAGACGTCGTCGGGGAACTGAACGGACTGGCAAGAGGAGGGGGGAACGATGCCGCAGCGGCACGGGCCGGCCTCCTCTTTGCAGAACGCTGCAGAACAGTCGAGGGTAAGAGTACAGCCCCGTCGGTCGACGAACGAGTGGCTGCATATGCACAGACCGAAGGGTGCATGGTGGTGACAAATGACCGCCGTCTGCGGGAAGACCTGCTTGCAGCGGGTGTCCCTGTCATCTCCCTGAGAAAACAGAAGAAATTGGAACTACTGAGGAGTTAG
- a CDS encoding sulfide-dependent adenosine diphosphate thiazole synthase, producing the protein MELDEVTISRAILATQMETMTEYLDLDVAVVGGGPSGIACAALLAENGLKVALIEKKLSIGGGMWGGGMMFPRIVVQDSAKHLLDHFGIVSAEFESGYHVAKSVEAVSKLTAGACTAGAEFFNLIAVEDVVVKGDGRVSGLVINWSPVEMAGLHVDPLTIRCRAVVDATGHDATISHMVARKGADLAIKGEGYMWAERAETRIVDHTREVFPGLWVCGMAANAVAGECRMGPIFGGMLLSGERAATLVADALRA; encoded by the coding sequence ATGGAACTCGATGAAGTGACAATCAGCAGGGCGATCCTGGCCACCCAGATGGAGACAATGACCGAGTACCTCGACCTCGACGTCGCGGTCGTCGGCGGCGGACCCTCGGGGATCGCCTGCGCCGCGCTTCTTGCCGAGAACGGCCTCAAGGTAGCGCTCATTGAGAAGAAACTCTCCATCGGCGGGGGCATGTGGGGCGGCGGGATGATGTTCCCCAGGATCGTCGTCCAGGACAGCGCAAAACACCTCCTCGATCACTTTGGCATCGTCTCGGCCGAGTTCGAGTCGGGCTACCATGTCGCGAAGTCGGTGGAGGCCGTCTCCAAACTCACTGCCGGCGCCTGCACCGCCGGCGCCGAGTTCTTTAACCTCATCGCCGTCGAAGACGTCGTCGTCAAGGGCGACGGCCGCGTCTCCGGCCTGGTCATCAACTGGAGCCCGGTCGAGATGGCCGGCCTCCACGTCGACCCCCTCACCATCAGGTGCCGCGCCGTCGTCGACGCCACCGGTCACGACGCCACCATCTCCCACATGGTCGCCCGCAAGGGTGCCGACCTCGCGATCAAAGGCGAGGGCTACATGTGGGCCGAGCGGGCCGAGACCAGGATTGTCGACCACACCAGAGAAGTCTTCCCCGGCCTCTGGGTCTGCGGCATGGCCGCCAACGCCGTCGCGGGCGAGTGCCGGATGGGTCCCATCTTTGGCGGCATGCTCCTCTCCGGCGAACGGGCCGCGACCCTCGTGGCCGACGCCCTCAGAGCCTGA
- the rdgB gene encoding RdgB/HAM1 family non-canonical purine NTP pyrophosphatase, whose translation MVTSNPHKVEEVASFFAGVAEVEHVRMEIPEYRDDDVRVIAREKARYAYSQLGQALIVDDTAFSIDALKGFPGPYAAYVQDRIGNDGILKLMEGVTDRRAHFETAIAYADGEGEVHIFSGVVEGEVTGEARGEEGFGYDPIFAVGRRTFAEIPLGEKSKMSHRARALASFRAWLEDQ comes from the coding sequence GTGGTGACCTCCAACCCCCACAAGGTCGAGGAGGTGGCCAGTTTCTTCGCCGGGGTGGCAGAGGTCGAGCATGTCAGGATGGAGATCCCGGAGTACCGGGATGACGACGTGAGAGTCATCGCGCGGGAGAAGGCGCGGTATGCCTACTCCCAACTTGGCCAGGCGCTCATCGTGGACGATACGGCCTTCTCCATCGATGCGCTGAAGGGGTTCCCGGGCCCGTACGCGGCATATGTGCAGGACCGGATCGGAAACGACGGGATCCTGAAGTTGATGGAGGGCGTCACCGACCGGCGGGCGCACTTCGAGACGGCGATCGCCTACGCGGACGGCGAGGGCGAGGTGCATATCTTCTCGGGCGTGGTCGAAGGAGAGGTCACCGGAGAGGCGCGGGGCGAGGAGGGCTTCGGGTACGACCCGATCTTCGCCGTCGGAAGACGTACCTTTGCCGAGATCCCCCTCGGAGAGAAGAGCAAAATGTCCCATCGGGCGCGGGCGCTCGCGTCCTTCAGGGCCTGGCTTGAGGATCAATAA
- a CDS encoding translation initiation factor IF-2 subunit gamma, whose protein sequence is MHDVTVPNVNIGLVGHVDHGKTTLVSGLTGAWTDRHSEEMKRGISIRLGYADATFYQCEKHEGSEAFSTQSTCPICGGPCEPFRTVSFVDAPGHETLMATMLSGSALMDGAMLVIAANEPCPQPQTKEHLMALELVGIKNIVIVQNKIDVVSQAEAVKHYQQIKQFVKGTIAENAPIIPVSAQKGINIGALIEALNEYIPSPERDPEARAQMLIARSFDINKPGSHWREMKGGVIGGSLVNGVIKDGDEIEIRPGIRTEVENKTVWEPIQTKVVSIHTGTTKVAEATPGGLMALGTKLDPAITKSDTLVGQVAGHIGELPPVRDQLVFEVKLMDRVVGSGSELDIAPLKHREPLMLSVGTAVTVGVVTNTKKDLAEVVLKRPVCAEVGARIAISRQVEGRWRLIGMGTLTE, encoded by the coding sequence TTGCATGACGTAACGGTACCAAACGTCAATATCGGGCTCGTCGGCCACGTGGACCATGGCAAGACGACGCTCGTCTCAGGGTTAACCGGGGCCTGGACCGACCGGCACAGCGAGGAGATGAAACGGGGCATCTCGATCAGGCTTGGATATGCCGACGCCACCTTTTACCAGTGTGAGAAACACGAGGGCAGCGAGGCATTCTCAACGCAGTCGACATGCCCGATCTGTGGCGGACCATGTGAGCCGTTCAGGACAGTCTCGTTCGTCGACGCTCCGGGTCACGAGACCCTGATGGCGACGATGCTTTCGGGTTCTGCTCTGATGGACGGGGCGATGCTTGTCATCGCCGCCAACGAGCCCTGCCCGCAGCCACAGACAAAGGAACACCTGATGGCCCTGGAACTGGTGGGAATCAAGAATATCGTCATCGTTCAGAACAAGATCGATGTCGTCTCACAGGCCGAAGCCGTCAAACATTACCAGCAGATCAAGCAGTTCGTGAAGGGGACCATCGCTGAGAACGCACCCATCATCCCGGTTTCTGCACAGAAAGGGATCAATATCGGTGCCCTCATCGAGGCGCTCAACGAGTACATCCCCTCGCCCGAACGTGACCCCGAGGCCAGAGCCCAGATGCTCATCGCACGGTCCTTTGATATCAACAAACCAGGCTCGCACTGGCGCGAGATGAAGGGCGGAGTCATCGGGGGATCTCTGGTCAACGGTGTCATCAAGGACGGCGACGAGATCGAGATCCGGCCGGGTATCAGGACCGAGGTGGAGAACAAAACCGTCTGGGAACCGATCCAGACAAAGGTCGTCTCGATCCACACCGGAACGACAAAAGTCGCTGAAGCGACACCAGGCGGGCTGATGGCTCTCGGGACAAAACTCGATCCGGCGATCACCAAGAGCGATACGCTGGTCGGGCAGGTCGCGGGACATATCGGCGAGCTTCCGCCGGTCAGGGATCAACTCGTCTTCGAGGTGAAACTGATGGACCGTGTCGTCGGTTCGGGCAGCGAACTTGATATCGCCCCGCTGAAACACCGCGAGCCATTGATGCTCTCGGTGGGCACGGCCGTCACTGTCGGCGTCGTGACCAACACCAAGAAGGATCTGGCCGAGGTGGTCCTGAAACGCCCGGTCTGTGCTGAAGTCGGGGCACGGATCGCAATCAGCCGACAGGTCGAAGGGAGATGGCGGCTGATCGGGATGGGCACCCTCACCGAGTGA
- a CDS encoding 30S ribosomal protein S27ae — translation MAAKKKAAAPAAAVKRSAFFKVEGETAVPQRKYCPRCGPGVFLAQHKDRLACGKCGYTEFTK, via the coding sequence ATGGCGGCAAAGAAAAAGGCAGCGGCACCCGCGGCAGCGGTTAAGCGGAGCGCATTCTTCAAGGTCGAGGGCGAGACGGCTGTGCCGCAGCGGAAGTACTGTCCCCGCTGTGGGCCCGGTGTCTTCCTGGCCCAGCACAAGGACCGCCTTGCCTGTGGGAAGTGCGGCTATACCGAGTTCACCAAATAA
- a CDS encoding 50S ribosomal protein L40e produces MARFPEAEARLLNVKICMRCNARNAVRATQCRKCGYKHLRPKNKDRKA; encoded by the coding sequence ATGGCACGGTTCCCCGAAGCTGAAGCACGGCTGCTCAATGTCAAGATCTGCATGCGTTGCAACGCACGGAACGCGGTACGGGCAACACAGTGTCGCAAGTGCGGCTACAAGCACCTGCGCCCAAAGAACAAGGACCGCAAGGCCTGA
- the spt4 gene encoding transcription elongation factor subunit Spt4 — MATARKKKLLKVCRDCHKVVEGEVCVTCGSSNLTEDWAGYLVIVDPNRSEIAKRMNLEMPGRYALKVR; from the coding sequence ATGGCGACGGCGCGGAAGAAGAAACTGCTGAAGGTCTGCAGGGACTGCCACAAGGTGGTGGAGGGCGAGGTCTGCGTGACCTGCGGGTCCAGCAATCTGACTGAAGATTGGGCGGGCTACCTGGTCATCGTCGATCCAAACCGTTCCGAGATAGCGAAGCGGATGAATCTCGAGATGCCCGGAAGATACGCTCTGAAGGTTCGCTGA
- a CDS encoding GTP-dependent dephospho-CoA kinase family protein, translating into MLLLPEEHRKHFKEPFGELFPELEDALPTIEGKTIYTVGDVVTHNFLAAGGTPAIAVIDGYTMRSPCGRTPLLLFKRVQVQNPAGALTDELIEALEEAVRNPPTLIMVEGEEDLAVIPLALIAPEGSVILYGQPGEGVVVCRVTADLKIAAKDLLSLFVPA; encoded by the coding sequence ATGTTGCTCCTGCCCGAAGAGCACAGAAAACATTTCAAAGAACCTTTCGGAGAACTCTTCCCCGAACTGGAAGATGCCCTCCCGACAATTGAAGGGAAGACCATCTACACCGTCGGAGATGTAGTGACGCACAACTTCCTTGCGGCCGGAGGGACGCCGGCGATCGCAGTGATCGACGGCTATACGATGCGTTCTCCATGTGGAAGGACTCCTCTCCTCCTCTTCAAACGGGTGCAGGTACAAAACCCGGCAGGCGCCCTGACCGATGAACTCATCGAGGCACTGGAGGAGGCGGTCAGGAACCCGCCGACCCTGATCATGGTTGAGGGAGAGGAGGACCTTGCGGTGATCCCTCTCGCGCTCATCGCACCGGAGGGTTCGGTCATTCTCTACGGTCAGCCCGGCGAAGGGGTCGTTGTCTGCAGGGTGACCGCAGATCTTAAAATAGCCGCAAAAGACCTCCTTTCTCTTTTTGTCCCCGCATAG
- a CDS encoding putative phosphothreonine lyase domain-containing protein: MDEVDFDTLADAAYGIFEILLSRGLEARGAPLFSRVEAGIDFFNDFDAIFAGFSRDYPPLADALLTRFGSTEAVYRMVMAGEGVVPTRTTQMYWITVDNPAVQDLSPNDEQAGKWLIFSDISGVDALWKKIRDATLAGDLGISAKVSTARPNPDSRDDRKVVYVYTRDWSDEADVMQVREHLRALGVVDRIGYKRNLETFAGEYSEKGKKVTYYSV, from the coding sequence ATGGATGAGGTCGATTTCGATACCCTTGCCGATGCCGCCTACGGCATCTTTGAGATCCTGCTGAGCAGAGGGCTCGAAGCACGCGGCGCCCCCCTCTTCTCCCGCGTCGAAGCAGGGATCGACTTTTTCAATGACTTCGATGCGATCTTTGCCGGATTCTCCAGGGACTACCCCCCCCTCGCCGACGCCCTCCTCACGCGCTTTGGGAGTACCGAAGCAGTCTACCGGATGGTCATGGCCGGCGAGGGGGTCGTCCCCACCAGAACCACGCAGATGTACTGGATCACCGTCGACAACCCCGCGGTCCAGGATCTCAGCCCCAACGATGAACAGGCCGGAAAATGGCTCATCTTCTCCGATATCTCAGGAGTCGACGCCCTCTGGAAGAAAATTCGTGACGCCACCCTTGCCGGCGACCTCGGCATCTCCGCGAAGGTGAGCACTGCCAGACCGAACCCCGACTCACGCGACGACCGCAAAGTGGTCTATGTCTACACCCGCGACTGGAGCGACGAAGCGGACGTGATGCAGGTGCGGGAACATCTGCGTGCACTCGGCGTCGTCGATCGGATCGGGTACAAGCGCAACCTCGAAACCTTTGCCGGCGAATACTCTGAGAAAGGAAAGAAAGTCACCTATTACAGTGTGTGA
- a CDS encoding bifunctional N(6)-L-threonylcarbamoyladenine synthase/serine/threonine protein kinase, which translates to MQKGDKVLGIEGTAWNLSAAVFGDGLISLYSKPYQPVSGGIHPREAAQHHASEMREVIARVLTAPEEIEAVAFSQGPGLGPCLRTVATAARALALALDVPLVGVNHCVAHVEIGRWATGCVDPITLYTSGANTQVFGYLNGRYRIFGETLDIGLGNGLDKFARSKNLPHPGGPKIEALARGGNYIDLPYTVKGMDLAFSGLISAAQESTAPIEDVCHSLQETAFAMCVEVTERALAQAGKDEVLLVGGVAANTRLREMLRTMCEERGARLFVPEPQFCGDNGAMIAYTGKVMFEAGATLPVEASRANSHYRADEVEVVWRHDDETEVPEVGPRRGAEALVTIGEETVIKRRVSKSYRVEALDSRLIAERTRAEARLIAAARKAGVATPIIVDVSGDTITMERVEGPLLRDAPTPENLELAGVAVGRLHGAGIMHGDLTTSNMIERDGRCVLIDFGLAHASAEVEDQGVDLHVLFQILESTTENPTDLKESFMRGYASAFPGAAVAAKREHEVELRGRYL; encoded by the coding sequence ATGCAGAAGGGCGATAAGGTACTGGGGATCGAAGGGACAGCCTGGAACCTCAGTGCCGCTGTTTTTGGTGACGGCCTCATCTCCCTCTACTCAAAGCCGTATCAGCCGGTAAGTGGGGGGATTCATCCGCGAGAGGCGGCCCAGCACCATGCCTCCGAGATGCGGGAGGTCATTGCCAGGGTGCTCACCGCACCTGAGGAGATCGAGGCTGTGGCCTTCTCGCAGGGGCCGGGGCTCGGGCCATGCTTACGAACGGTGGCAACGGCAGCGAGAGCGCTCGCCCTCGCCCTGGACGTGCCCCTGGTCGGCGTGAACCATTGCGTCGCCCATGTGGAGATCGGTCGCTGGGCGACAGGGTGTGTGGATCCCATTACGCTGTACACCTCGGGGGCGAACACCCAGGTGTTCGGGTACCTGAACGGGCGGTACCGGATCTTCGGGGAGACGCTGGACATCGGGCTTGGAAACGGGCTCGACAAGTTCGCACGGAGCAAGAACCTCCCCCATCCGGGTGGGCCGAAGATCGAGGCGCTCGCACGAGGAGGGAACTATATCGATCTTCCCTACACCGTGAAAGGGATGGACCTCGCGTTTTCCGGGTTGATCTCCGCGGCACAGGAGAGCACGGCCCCGATCGAGGATGTCTGCCATTCTCTCCAGGAGACAGCCTTCGCCATGTGCGTCGAGGTGACCGAGCGGGCCCTGGCCCAGGCGGGCAAGGACGAGGTGCTGCTCGTCGGCGGGGTCGCCGCCAACACCCGTCTGCGCGAGATGCTCCGGACGATGTGCGAGGAGCGGGGGGCCAGGCTCTTCGTACCTGAACCGCAGTTCTGCGGGGACAACGGAGCGATGATCGCCTACACCGGCAAGGTCATGTTCGAGGCCGGGGCGACATTGCCGGTCGAGGCCTCCAGGGCGAACTCCCATTACCGGGCCGACGAGGTCGAGGTGGTCTGGCGGCATGACGACGAGACCGAGGTGCCCGAGGTCGGTCCTCGCCGGGGGGCCGAGGCGCTCGTCACCATCGGCGAGGAGACCGTGATCAAGAGGCGGGTCTCGAAGTCGTACCGGGTGGAGGCTCTCGACAGCAGACTGATCGCCGAACGGACGCGGGCAGAGGCGCGGCTCATCGCCGCCGCACGGAAGGCAGGGGTGGCGACCCCGATCATCGTCGATGTCTCGGGAGACACGATCACGATGGAGCGGGTGGAGGGCCCCCTGCTCAGGGACGCGCCGACGCCTGAGAATCTGGAACTCGCAGGTGTCGCGGTCGGCCGCCTTCACGGCGCGGGGATCATGCACGGCGACCTGACCACCTCGAACATGATCGAGCGCGATGGCCGGTGCGTGCTCATCGACTTCGGACTGGCCCATGCATCCGCGGAGGTCGAGGACCAGGGGGTGGACCTCCATGTCCTCTTCCAGATCCTGGAGAGCACGACCGAGAACCCCACAGACCTGAAGGAGAGTTTTATGCGGGGGTACGCCTCGGCCTTCCCCGGCGCGGCGGTGGCCGCAAAGCGGGAGCATGAGGTCGAACTGAGGGGGCGTTACCTCTGA
- a CDS encoding 30S ribosomal protein S24e, whose product MEFKITRDYRNELLSRRELYFTLSYEGATPSRAEILGKLGAMFDAKRELMVLDSMKKQFGKMELEGVARIYDTADDLAKTEREYLVKRSAEVKAEEAE is encoded by the coding sequence ATGGAATTTAAGATCACCCGTGACTACCGGAACGAACTCCTGAGCCGGAGGGAACTCTACTTCACTCTCTCATATGAGGGTGCTACCCCCTCCCGGGCCGAGATCCTCGGGAAGCTGGGCGCAATGTTCGACGCCAAGAGAGAACTGATGGTGCTTGACTCGATGAAGAAGCAGTTTGGCAAAATGGAGCTCGAGGGTGTCGCCAGGATCTATGACACCGCAGACGACCTCGCAAAGACCGAGCGCGAATACCTTGTCAAGCGCAGCGCCGAGGTAAAGGCCGAGGAGGCCGAGTAA
- a CDS encoding DNA-directed RNA polymerase, with amino-acid sequence MYYRVTLQDKVRVPPHRLGEDLEIVILDELQKQLEGSIDKEIGIFIAVTTIDEIGEGEIVPGDGAVYYDVAFEALVLRLVLQEVVEGEVVETTGFGAFISLGPIDAMLHVSQISDEFITYDEKNNTLNCQESGRSIQVGDAIRCRVVTLSLNEREPRESKIGLTMRQAGLGTEKWLDEEREQEKSE; translated from the coding sequence ATGTATTATCGTGTGACGCTCCAGGACAAGGTCAGGGTGCCCCCGCACCGCCTTGGTGAGGACCTGGAGATTGTGATCCTGGACGAGCTCCAGAAGCAGCTCGAAGGGAGCATTGACAAAGAGATCGGGATCTTCATCGCCGTGACCACGATCGACGAGATCGGCGAGGGCGAGATCGTCCCCGGCGATGGGGCGGTATACTATGACGTGGCCTTCGAGGCGCTGGTGCTCAGGCTTGTCCTCCAGGAAGTGGTCGAGGGCGAGGTCGTCGAGACGACCGGCTTTGGAGCATTTATCTCGCTTGGCCCCATCGATGCCATGCTCCACGTGAGCCAGATCTCAGACGAATTCATCACCTACGACGAGAAGAACAACACCCTCAACTGCCAGGAGTCCGGGCGCTCGATCCAGGTGGGCGACGCGATCCGCTGCCGGGTGGTCACTCTGAGTCTCAACGAGCGTGAGCCCAGGGAGAGCAAGATCGGTCTGACGATGCGGCAGGCCGGCCTGGGAACCGAGAAGTGGCTGGACGAGGAACGCGAACAGGAGAAGAGTGAGTAA